Part of the Longimicrobium sp. genome, CTAGAACCTTGTTTGGCCACATGCTTCGGATCATCTAATCAGGATGCCAGCCATGCTTAAGCCGAAATCAAAGCTATACGCGGACCAAATATATGGGACCAAGGTGATCAGCCCCTTGGCGGTAGCGATTATCGATACTCCAGAATTCCAACGACTGGCATCACTTCGGCAACTTGGGTTCGCTGAACTGGTCTATCGAGGAGCATGCCACACTCGCTTCTCCCATTCAATCGGCACCTATTTTATCGCACGCACTCTGTTGCGAAAGATTGCGCAGAACCACGAACGATTCGATCTCGAACATCCTGGATCGCTGGTTTCGGAGGACTTCCAACTAATCCCCAGTAACGCAGATATCCCAGATACCTGGGGAGTTTCCCCGCAGTCGAGGTGGCGAGGACTTACTGAAATAGTAAGTGTGGCAGCGCTGCTTCACGATATCAGCCATATCCCTTTTGGACATACCTTTGAGGATGAGTATACTGGGTTGTTCACCCGACATGACCGTCTTGGGAGTAGCCGACTAGCCGAGTTCCTATTCAATCCTGAAAGCCAGCTCGCGAGAGTTTTCTCCGATGACCATGATCGTTGGTTGCCAAGGTTACGGAACTCAGACCTGAGGCAGTTACTTTACTTGATCCTCTCTTGGAAAGAGAAGGTAGACCCGCCGACATCTTTCCCTCAGGTCCTCTCAACCGCAATTCAGGATGCAAAGCAAGAACAAGAACGTGACCGCCTCCGAGAATTGGAGGTATTCCACGAACACGCCTCTCAAGATGGAGTATTTCAACCATTTATGAGTGATCTTGTCGGGAATACGATCTGCGCAGACCTTTGGGATTACTTACCGCGCGATCGCATAAACCTTGGTATGGAAGCACGCCTACATCGTAGACTCCAACGGTATTTGGTGATTAGGAGAGGAACGTTCTTTCCTGACGAAGGGTTTCGGATCTCTATAGTCGTCCAGTCGCAGCGGCGCGGCGGGCAACGGCGAGACGTCGCAACCGCAGTTCTTGATATCATGCGGGAACGTTATGAAATGGTAGAGCGTGTATATTATCATCATAAGAAGGCGGCCGCGAGTGCGATGCTCGTTAAACTACTCGAGTTGCTCCCGGAAGACCTTCGGCCCCGTGATGACACGGCAGTTTATCCTGCACCGTGGTCAAGCAAGGACGAACCGACCGGGGTACCACATCTAGTGCATCTTGGAGATGCCGAACTGCTCACCTATTTAGGGAACGCTTCTATCGAACGAAAACCCTTGCAGAAGAAACTCTATTCAGCACTCCGATTTGCCCGCGCTGATATTTACCGGACGCTCCTGGTGATCGATGTTGACCTTGTAAATGCCAGTAAGCACACAATTTCCTATTTCTTGGAACAGATGAGGGGACCTGCGGAAGCCTTTTCTGGTGAGCACCGCCAACGGCTTGAAGACGACCTAGCCGCGGCTGCCGGTGTCGATAGCGGAAATGTTCTGATATATTGTCCCAATGCGCAGATGCAAGCGAAGGAGGTCGACGTTAGGCTTGAAATTGTTCCGGATCGAATTCTTCCACTGCGCGTTCAACGCGAATTCTTTGCATATCAACTTGACCTAGAAGTCTTAGAACGTTATTATCGGGAGCTTTGGAAAGCATATATTTTTGTCGATCCAAAAATCTTTGATGATCCCGGTTTATGTAAGGCGGTTGTAGATTGCGTTTGCGCTCGCTTCGATATCCCTCTTGTCGCGGCCTATCCGAAGGTTCGTCACCACCAATTTGCGCAGGAGCCGGAAGCCAGCGCTGCCGCCGCATTAACTTGTGTGCGGCGTTTTATTGAAAGATTACCGTTCAAGGATGTACCGCAATCAATAACGAGCGCACTTCTAGACGGGGCTGCTGGAGATGCGCGTTTCCTGTCCCTCCTCGCGAGTACCGCAAGCGATGGCTCTGCGGTTCATCAGCGGCTTACCGCGCTATTTGGGGCACAGGTGATCACCAGTTTAGCTGGAACGAAAGGATTTCCCCGGAAGGAGAAAAAAGCAGCTTTGGCGCTCCGGTCAGCATTACTCGCCGGAGAGGCCGACGTTGCGGTTGCAGCTCGGCTCGACGATCCAAGCTACGACGCATACTTGAATCGGATACTGCTGCTAATCCGTCACCAAGTTGGCGCTCGCGCAGTGGAGGAGGCGGATGGACGTCGGTAAGTCGAAAACTGCCCAGTTTTTTGTGGATCTTCACGGCAAAACTAGCCTGAGTACGGCTATCGAAACCGCAGCGCGTGCCCTCAGGTCTGCCCTTCTGCCGCAGTATCCCGAACTCCCTGTTGACGTGGAGGATATTGCTCGAGCATGTGGAATACGTTTCTCCAACCAGCCTCTGATGGGCTCTTGCCCAGAAGGCCTTCTTGTCCCGGACGGGGGCTACTTTCTACTGCACCTGCGTACCGGGGTAGCTCCCGCTCGAAGGCGATTCTCTATCGCGCATGAAATCGGACATACTTTTTTCTACAAGCGCGGGGTCGGTGGACTACGACATCAGGTTGGTATCCTTTCTGAGCAGGAGTTGAAAGCGGAAGAGGCTATCTGCGATCAGTTCGCTCGCGCTTTGCTTGTCCCGCCCGAGTTCCTTGTTTCTTTCTTCAAGCAAACGAATCCATGTAGCGCCTGGGACTTTCTTCGTCTCACTGAAGATATCGCGCGGAAGTTGCACGTCAGCATTCCGGTAGTTGTCTCCCGGTTGCAAGATGTCGCTGTTGATGCACCCGCGGCGATTATGTTGGTGCTTACCCACAGACCTCACTCACAGCGCCAAGGTGAAAGCCAACTACGAGTAAA contains:
- a CDS encoding HD domain-containing protein, coding for MLKPKSKLYADQIYGTKVISPLAVAIIDTPEFQRLASLRQLGFAELVYRGACHTRFSHSIGTYFIARTLLRKIAQNHERFDLEHPGSLVSEDFQLIPSNADIPDTWGVSPQSRWRGLTEIVSVAALLHDISHIPFGHTFEDEYTGLFTRHDRLGSSRLAEFLFNPESQLARVFSDDHDRWLPRLRNSDLRQLLYLILSWKEKVDPPTSFPQVLSTAIQDAKQEQERDRLRELEVFHEHASQDGVFQPFMSDLVGNTICADLWDYLPRDRINLGMEARLHRRLQRYLVIRRGTFFPDEGFRISIVVQSQRRGGQRRDVATAVLDIMRERYEMVERVYYHHKKAAASAMLVKLLELLPEDLRPRDDTAVYPAPWSSKDEPTGVPHLVHLGDAELLTYLGNASIERKPLQKKLYSALRFARADIYRTLLVIDVDLVNASKHTISYFLEQMRGPAEAFSGEHRQRLEDDLAAAAGVDSGNVLIYCPNAQMQAKEVDVRLEIVPDRILPLRVQREFFAYQLDLEVLERYYRELWKAYIFVDPKIFDDPGLCKAVVDCVCARFDIPLVAAYPKVRHHQFAQEPEASAAAALTCVRRFIERLPFKDVPQSITSALLDGAAGDARFLSLLASTASDGSAVHQRLTALFGAQVITSLAGTKGFPRKEKKAALALRSALLAGEADVAVAARLDDPSYDAYLNRILLLIRHQVGARAVEEADGRR
- a CDS encoding ImmA/IrrE family metallo-endopeptidase, with amino-acid sequence MDVGKSKTAQFFVDLHGKTSLSTAIETAARALRSALLPQYPELPVDVEDIARACGIRFSNQPLMGSCPEGLLVPDGGYFLLHLRTGVAPARRRFSIAHEIGHTFFYKRGVGGLRHQVGILSEQELKAEEAICDQFARALLVPPEFLVSFFKQTNPCSAWDFLRLTEDIARKLHVSIPVVVSRLQDVAVDAPAAIMLVLTHRPHSQRQGESQLRVNNVGAIGPAKGRIWVWRNKTARSLGLEHAETLYRRWSHEGTEGQQITLAGRFTLDAAGDLVRVTDSAAAQHIKAWLRVSEFNSGRWYKPLLDADIADCLYARPKGEIKEAYVVSAWTGPALVKATREGESHAL